A window of the Bacteroidales bacterium genome harbors these coding sequences:
- a CDS encoding choice-of-anchor J domain-containing protein — MKRQITFLFFSMLMLSFLIILNAGEPYFRNSIYIVKKGERPAVDLSIITKDNYEAGKIYIKIIHGLEEKIPDLVNKAQNYQFVITGVETLDALNREFGVTQYKPLLFGLYDVSPNSVQFRDRHKAWGFHLWFELTLDELVDPKEAMSKFAALAEVEIAELAFKKVKIELNTSGIKAIEISIEKEKQEKDGRWTPNDPRYNEQWHYHNTGQQSGTVDKDIDLPEAWEFEKGHSDVIVAVIDGGVQFNHPDLAANMWPTIGPDGLSTIPDDHASHVAGTIAAVTNNSTGVSGIAGGTSSGNGIRIMSIDLFDGSHGLSVLGMMTYAADNGAAISQNSWGYGSPGVYVQNEIDGIDYFNANGGGVALDGGITIFAAGNDNSDAAWWPGYYSGAMSVAATNNQDVKSYYSNYGSWISISAPGGETNSVTARGVLSSVSGSSYAFYQGTSMACPHVSGVAALLISYAHRNEYTLQNTDVWNLLVDNVDNHYPENSSYIGKLGSGRLNAHLALIALEELMNGVQNPASFSATPVSVSQIDLGWTKNPDNNDVMIVWSATNTFGTPVDGTVYTTGQTIPGGGTVLYRGNNSAFQHTGLDAATIIYYKAYSFNATNEYSPGRIANASTFCGVFISLPFTENFNVAPPIPNCWENNDNQGNGQVWQFGIISGYTPNPTLNGNYAYLNSDDYGSGNTQNTDLITPTLDLTNYSNVALSFSHYYRHISSSATLSYSINNGNTWTLIQSWTATTTNPATFNQVIAAVAGQAQVKFKWNYTGTYGWYWAVDDIAITGDPSGPYADFSANPTTVFTNEVVTFTDASGGGTLTSWSWDFGAGASPATALTQGPHEVTYSSTGSKTVSLTVNGNLTRTKTNFITVNQSPFTPPRQLEGTINNYTDVSLTWLSPLLNDGFEVYSNFSLGYGSFTQRDVDGSATYAIQDVTFTNQNYTGSFIIFNPSQTTPALSGDWAPFTGQKYAACFAATTPPNNDWLVTPKITVSPDEWFSFYAKSVTNQYGLERFKVGISTTGTQSADFTIISAGSYIEPPITWTKYSYDLSTYAGQEVYLAINCLSNDAFVLMIDELKIEGGPSKETEQSEPDFAVIPPDFKPLEKVKGEGGPVMQSDELRFSKSFGSFDIYRNNNLVGSSSDFSFNDAELSPGSYTYTVKANYVDPVYQSEASNSVQLLVAASRWKGTASTDWFTNTNWTGNSVPTAADDALIPSTSVTNFPVISGTEAKIVNLEIESGANVNILPTGQLTTSGTITNSQGNDGLVIQSGASGAGSLVHNTDNVPGTVQTYITGSSNLAIYKYHFASIPAYYANPLSGLFLGSYLYRLDPTQINENGYYGKWVAMGGSTINPLNLDQGYMIYYPDASTIYSFEGHLNNGSFSCGVTGNAGNYTFNLVPNPYPSAINWGATSGWTRSAGVGGVCYIWNGVNYTSLTSATDNYIPVGQAFMVMVNNETSPQVAMNNDVRAHNSQAFYKSTNALENYLTIKAEANDYSDETTVWLNEESTTDFDLKTDGFKLYGIVEAPQLYSTSSDGHKLSINSLPFTGGKMEIPVGFELGVTGEVKFTFLATESINPSIPVYLWDQQADKMTDLRATSTYTFFHEPGNDAMRFVLLINSAVGVDELPTPEASAYFYDGWLYLNISEKVTGISTVNLFNVNGQLLFSSQAQPGRSTVAVPGLSAGVYMVQLFNEQFSITQKIITR, encoded by the coding sequence ATGAAAAGACAAATTACTTTTTTATTTTTCAGCATGTTGATGCTGTCGTTTCTCATCATACTTAATGCTGGAGAACCCTATTTTAGAAATTCAATTTACATAGTTAAAAAGGGAGAGCGGCCTGCTGTTGACCTTAGCATAATAACTAAGGATAATTATGAAGCTGGTAAGATTTACATAAAGATTATTCACGGCCTTGAAGAAAAAATTCCAGATTTAGTAAACAAAGCACAAAACTACCAATTTGTAATCACCGGGGTAGAAACGCTTGATGCGCTTAACAGGGAATTTGGAGTTACTCAATATAAACCATTACTTTTTGGGCTTTACGATGTGTCGCCAAATTCGGTGCAATTTCGCGATCGTCACAAAGCATGGGGATTTCATCTTTGGTTTGAGTTGACATTGGATGAACTGGTTGATCCAAAGGAAGCAATGTCAAAATTTGCAGCGCTTGCTGAAGTTGAAATAGCTGAACTTGCCTTCAAAAAAGTAAAAATTGAACTTAATACTTCAGGAATTAAAGCCATTGAGATAAGCATTGAAAAGGAAAAACAGGAAAAAGACGGCCGATGGACGCCAAATGATCCGCGCTACAACGAGCAATGGCATTACCACAATACCGGGCAACAGTCGGGAACTGTTGACAAGGATATTGACCTTCCTGAAGCATGGGAATTCGAAAAAGGCCACAGTGATGTTATTGTTGCTGTAATAGACGGTGGTGTTCAATTTAATCATCCCGACTTAGCGGCCAATATGTGGCCTACCATCGGACCAGATGGATTATCAACCATCCCTGATGATCATGCCAGTCATGTTGCAGGTACAATTGCTGCGGTTACCAACAACAGTACCGGCGTTTCAGGTATTGCCGGAGGAACGAGCTCCGGAAATGGAATAAGAATTATGTCCATTGACCTGTTTGATGGATCGCACGGTCTTTCTGTTCTAGGAATGATGACCTATGCGGCTGACAATGGAGCAGCTATTTCACAAAATAGTTGGGGATATGGTTCACCCGGTGTTTATGTACAGAATGAAATTGATGGGATTGATTATTTTAATGCGAATGGAGGAGGTGTGGCATTGGATGGTGGGATTACGATTTTTGCAGCCGGTAATGATAATAGCGATGCGGCCTGGTGGCCGGGTTACTACAGTGGCGCAATGTCAGTAGCAGCCACCAACAACCAGGATGTAAAGTCGTATTATTCCAACTATGGGTCATGGATATCTATTTCAGCACCTGGAGGAGAAACTAACAGCGTAACAGCAAGGGGAGTGTTGAGCTCTGTAAGCGGAAGCTCTTATGCTTTTTACCAGGGCACCTCCATGGCCTGCCCTCATGTATCGGGAGTAGCTGCTTTGCTGATCTCTTATGCGCACCGGAATGAATACACTTTGCAGAATACCGATGTATGGAACCTGTTAGTTGATAATGTTGACAATCATTATCCCGAAAATTCTTCATACATCGGTAAACTTGGGTCGGGAAGGCTGAACGCTCACCTGGCCTTGATTGCCCTTGAAGAGTTGATGAATGGGGTGCAAAATCCTGCATCATTCTCAGCTACACCCGTCAGTGTAAGCCAAATAGACCTTGGATGGACAAAAAACCCCGACAACAACGACGTTATGATTGTCTGGTCGGCTACAAACACTTTCGGTACTCCTGTTGACGGAACTGTTTACACTACCGGACAAACCATCCCGGGTGGTGGAACCGTTTTGTATCGCGGAAACAATTCAGCCTTTCAGCATACAGGCCTTGATGCTGCCACAATTATTTATTACAAAGCTTATTCGTTTAATGCCACCAACGAATATTCACCCGGCCGGATAGCCAATGCATCTACGTTTTGCGGTGTTTTTATTTCCCTTCCCTTTACTGAAAATTTCAATGTTGCCCCGCCCATACCTAACTGTTGGGAAAATAACGACAATCAGGGCAACGGGCAGGTATGGCAGTTTGGAATAATTTCAGGATACACCCCCAATCCCACTCTAAACGGCAATTACGCCTACCTGAACAGCGATGATTATGGTAGTGGCAATACACAAAATACTGACCTGATTACACCCACACTTGATCTGACGAATTATTCAAATGTAGCTCTTTCTTTCTCACATTATTACAGACATATAAGCTCGTCTGCAACATTGTCCTATAGCATCAACAACGGTAATACCTGGACTTTGATCCAATCCTGGACGGCCACAACAACAAATCCTGCTACATTCAATCAAGTAATTGCAGCAGTTGCGGGCCAGGCGCAGGTGAAATTCAAATGGAATTATACAGGAACATATGGTTGGTATTGGGCAGTTGATGATATTGCCATTACCGGCGATCCTTCAGGTCCGTATGCTGATTTTTCAGCCAATCCAACAACAGTATTCACGAACGAAGTAGTTACCTTTACCGATGCCTCAGGAGGTGGAACCTTAACCAGCTGGAGCTGGGATTTTGGCGCCGGTGCAAGCCCTGCAACTGCCCTAACGCAGGGACCGCACGAAGTGACCTACAGCTCGACCGGAAGTAAAACCGTAAGTCTTACAGTAAATGGAAATCTCACCCGGACGAAAACCAACTTTATTACAGTAAACCAAAGCCCTTTTACACCGCCAAGACAACTTGAAGGTACTATAAATAATTACACCGATGTTAGTCTTACCTGGCTTTCGCCCCTGCTAAACGACGGATTCGAAGTGTATAGTAATTTTTCCCTAGGTTATGGCAGCTTTACCCAGCGGGATGTTGATGGCAGTGCAACCTATGCAATACAGGATGTTACATTTACGAATCAAAACTACACAGGTTCATTCATTATTTTCAATCCATCTCAGACAACCCCAGCGTTAAGTGGTGACTGGGCGCCATTCACAGGGCAAAAGTATGCGGCTTGCTTTGCAGCCACAACCCCACCAAACAACGACTGGCTTGTTACCCCAAAAATAACTGTGTCGCCAGATGAATGGTTTAGTTTCTATGCCAAATCAGTGACGAACCAATATGGCCTGGAGCGTTTCAAGGTTGGGATTTCAACAACAGGAACACAATCTGCCGATTTTACCATCATTTCAGCAGGCAGTTATATTGAACCGCCAATCACCTGGACAAAATACAGTTACGATCTTTCAACTTATGCCGGGCAGGAAGTTTATCTTGCCATCAACTGCTTATCAAACGACGCTTTTGTGTTGATGATTGATGAGTTGAAGATTGAAGGAGGCCCCAGCAAAGAAACGGAACAATCTGAACCTGATTTCGCAGTTATTCCCCCGGATTTCAAACCTCTTGAAAAAGTAAAAGGCGAGGGTGGCCCTGTGATGCAGTCCGATGAACTGAGATTCTCCAAGTCATTCGGATCTTTCGATATATACCGTAATAATAACCTGGTCGGATCCTCTTCAGATTTTAGTTTTAATGATGCAGAACTTTCTCCTGGTTCTTACACTTACACCGTAAAAGCTAATTATGTTGATCCTGTTTACCAGTCTGAAGCTTCAAATTCAGTTCAATTGCTTGTGGCAGCGAGCCGTTGGAAAGGCACTGCAAGTACCGACTGGTTTACCAATACCAACTGGACCGGTAATTCGGTTCCAACTGCAGCCGATGATGCCCTTATTCCTTCGACCAGCGTAACGAATTTCCCGGTGATTTCAGGCACTGAAGCAAAAATTGTTAATCTTGAGATTGAAAGTGGCGCCAACGTTAATATCCTGCCAACCGGACAACTTACTACATCCGGCACGATTACCAACAGCCAGGGTAACGACGGACTAGTGATCCAATCGGGCGCAAGCGGCGCCGGTTCGTTAGTACACAATACAGACAATGTGCCCGGTACCGTTCAGACTTATATCACCGGAAGCAGTAACCTGGCCATTTACAAATACCACTTTGCTTCCATCCCGGCCTATTATGCAAATCCACTGTCCGGATTATTCCTTGGGTCTTATCTATACCGCTTGGATCCTACGCAAATCAATGAAAACGGTTATTATGGAAAATGGGTTGCTATGGGGGGATCAACTATTAACCCGCTAAATCTCGATCAGGGTTACATGATCTATTACCCTGATGCTTCAACGATTTATTCTTTCGAAGGCCATTTGAATAATGGCAGCTTCAGTTGCGGGGTCACGGGTAATGCCGGTAATTATACCTTCAACCTGGTTCCAAATCCCTATCCTTCAGCCATTAACTGGGGGGCAACCTCAGGTTGGACTCGCTCAGCAGGCGTTGGAGGGGTATGCTACATATGGAATGGCGTCAATTACACCAGCCTAACATCAGCCACTGATAATTATATTCCGGTTGGCCAGGCATTTATGGTGATGGTTAATAATGAAACCTCACCACAGGTAGCCATGAATAATGATGTCCGTGCACACAACAGCCAGGCCTTTTACAAATCAACCAATGCACTGGAAAACTACCTGACCATAAAGGCCGAAGCCAATGATTATTCAGATGAAACCACTGTTTGGCTTAATGAAGAATCCACAACTGACTTTGACCTGAAAACAGACGGTTTTAAATTGTATGGCATTGTCGAAGCGCCACAGTTGTACTCGACATCTTCTGATGGTCATAAACTTTCCATCAACAGTCTGCCTTTTACCGGCGGTAAAATGGAAATTCCGGTTGGATTTGAATTGGGTGTAACCGGCGAGGTGAAATTCACTTTCTTGGCCACCGAAAGTATCAACCCTTCCATCCCTGTTTACCTATGGGATCAACAAGCTGATAAGATGACTGATCTCCGTGCTACTTCCACCTACACCTTCTTCCACGAGCCTGGTAATGACGCCATGCGGTTTGTGCTGCTCATCAACAGCGCCGTTGGTGTTGATGAATTGCCAACACCAGAGGCCAGCGCCTATTTCTACGATGGCTGGCTCTATCTGAATATTTCGGAGAAGGTCACCGGAATATCAACAGTAAACCTGTTCAATGTGAACGGTCAGCTGTTGTTCAGCAGTCAGGCTCAGCCCGGCCGCTCAACGGTTGCTGTTCCCGGTTTGAGTGCCGGCGTTTACATGGTACAACTCTTCAACGAGCAATTTTCCATTACCCAAAAAATAATCACCCGGTAA